The following coding sequences are from one Humulus lupulus chromosome X, drHumLupu1.1, whole genome shotgun sequence window:
- the LOC133803222 gene encoding uncharacterized protein LOC133803222: protein MKIKQETVTLVLVNLAGIMERADESLLPGVYKEVGAALHTDPTGLGYLTLFRSMVQSLCYPLAVYFALRHNRAHVIALGAFLWAAATFLVAFSSTFLQVAVSRALNGIGLALVAPAIQSLVADSTDESNRGMAFGWLQLTGNLGSIIGGLSSIMIAPTTFMGIPGWRISFHIVGLISVIVGVLVRLYATDPHFLNETKPSNEISGNSFWSEVKELVKQAKAVVKISSFQIIVAQGVTGSFPWSALAFAPMWLELTGFSHEKTAFLVGLFVVSGSLGGLFGGKMGDVLSVHLPNAGRIILAQISSASAIPLAAILLLGLPDDPSTAAIHGLILVVMGFCISWNGPATNNPIFAEIVPGKSRTSVYALDRSFESVLSSFAPPVVGLLAQHVYGYRPVDKGSSASEEIATDRGNAASLAKALYTAIGVPMALCCLIYSFLYSTYPRDRERAQMEALIESEMLQIRSELPADGQHPHQVLLSESGEPYLRERTVIEVEYEEDAIFDFDDGVDVDNDGDENTLLYRQLTFANLSAP from the exons atgaaaattaagCAAGAGACGGTGACCCTGGTTCTGGTCAACCTGGCCGGGATCATGGAGAGAGCCGACGAGTCTCTGTTACCGGGTGTGTACAAAGAAGTGGGCGCAGCCCTCCATACCGACCCAACTGGACTTGGCTACCTCACTCTCTTCAGGTCTATGGTCCAGTCCTTGTGCTATCCACTCGCTGTCTATTTCGCCCTCCGCCATAACCGAGCTCACGTTATCGCTCTTGGTGCCTTTCTTTGGGCCGCCGCCACTTTCCTTGTTGCCTTCTCTTCCACCTTTCTTCAG GTGGCCGTATCAAGAGCTTTAAATGGGATCGGCCTTGCTCTAGTTGCTCCTGCAATCCAGTCCCTTGTGGCTGATTCAACAGATGAGAGTAATCGCGGTATGGCTTTTGGATGGCTCCAACTGACAGGGAACCTTGGCTCTATAATCGGCGGGCTCTCTTCTATAATGATAGCTCCAACAACGTTCATGGGAATCCCTGGTTGGAGGATCTCGTTTCATATTGTTGGATTAATCAGTGTGATTGTTGGGGTGTTAGTGCGTCTCTACGCTACTGATCCCCATTTTTTAAATGAAACAAAACCCAGCAATGAGATTTCTGGCAATTCCTTTTGGTCAGAAGTCAAGGAGCTAGTAAAACAAGCTAAGGCAGTCGTTAAAATTTCATCTTTTCAGATTATTGTGGCGCAGGGTGTCACTGGTTCCTTTCCCTGGTCAGCTTTAGCATTTGCACCGATGTGGTTGGAGCTCACAGGATTTTCCCATGAGAAAACCGCATTTCTTGTAGGCTTGTTTGTGGTTTCGGGTTCCCTTGGAGGACTTTTTGGTGGCAAAATGGGCGATGTCCTTTCTGTGCATCTACCAAATGCTGGAAGGATAATCCTAGCTCAAATAAGTTCGGCATCTGCTATCCCTCTTGCAGCCATACTTCTACTGGGTTTACCTGATGATCCGTCAACCGCAGCCATTCATGGTTTGATCTTGGTAGTAATGGGATTCTGCATATCTTGGAATGGTCCGGCCACGAACAA TCCTATTTTTGCAGAGATAGTTCCTGGGAAGTCCCGAACCAGCGTGTATGCATTGGACAGGTCTTTCGAGTCTGTACTCTCATCATTTGCTCCCCCTGTAGTCGGGTTATTGGCACAACATGTTTATGGTTATAGACCGGTTGATAAAGGGTCCTCTGCATCTGAAGAGATTGCCACAGATAGAGGAAATGCTGCGTCTTTGGCCAAGGCACTGTACACAGCAATAGGAGTTCCGATGGCTCTCTGTTGTCTTATCTACTCATTCCTGTATTCAACCTATCCAAGAGATCGGGAGCGAGCTCAAATGGAAGCTTTGATAGAATCAGAGATGCTGCAAATAAGATCGGAATTACCTGCAGATGGGCAACATCCTCATCAAGTTCTGTTATCCGAGTCAGGAGAACCATATTTGCGGGAAAGAACCGTAATCGAAGTGGAGTATGAGGAGGATGCTATTTTTGATTTTGATGATGGTGTTGATGTTGATAATGATGGTGATGAGAATACATTGTTGTACCGCCAATTAACATTTGCCAATCTAAGTGCACCGTAA